A section of the Humulus lupulus chromosome 2, drHumLupu1.1, whole genome shotgun sequence genome encodes:
- the LOC133819271 gene encoding UPF0613 protein PB24D3.06c, with protein sequence MQFVESLTPNRTEPSQTNSSAKTESPYPNFLKPKPEKWTTKEGVESELFNMNLSLSSSTSSSSSLTASSSSSSSSSSTGSWLSGIVRGRSDRPGTVKMATNSVGSGSGDFAGPVVRKNQYRGVLFKYGSKPIQVAFKTGDYKQQVIFIGGLTDGFLATEYLEPLAIALDREKWSLVQFLMSSSYSGFGTSSLQQDAMEVDQLISHLINKEDSEGVVLLGHSTGCQDIVHYMRTNAACSRAVRAAILQAPVSDREYRATLPETAGMIDLASSMISEGRGSELMPREADPTAPITAIRYHSLCSYMGDDDMFSSDLSDDQLRTRLGHMSNTPCQVIFSMADEYVPDYVDKKALVERLCKAMGGAEKVEVEYGNHSLSNRVDEAVKAIIDFVKRDGPKGWDDPWN encoded by the exons ATGCAATTCGTAGAAAGTCTTACACCGAACCGAACCGAACCCTCACAAACAAACTCCTCTGCGAAAACTGAGTCTCCATATCCAAACTTTCTCAAACCTAAGCCGGAGAAATGGACGACGAAGGAAGGAGTTGAATCAGAACTCTTTAACATGAATCTCTCGCTGTCGTCTTCGACTTCGTCATCCTCTTCCTTGACAGCTTCATCCTCATCTTCTTCCTCGTCTTCTTCGACCGGTTCTTGGCTCTCCGGCATTGTCCGCGGCCGGTCCGACCGGCCTGGGACCGTTAAGATGGCTACCAACTCTGTTGGCTCTGGCTCTGGAGACTTTGCTGGTCCGGTCGTTCGGAAGAATCAGTACCGAGGAGTTTTGTTCAAGTATGGCTCCAAGCCTATTCAG GTTGCATTTAAAACAGGTGATTACAAGCAGCAAGTTATATTTATTGGTGGGCTAACTGATGGTTTTCTAGCAACAGA ATATTTAGAACCCCTTGCAATTGCATTGGATAGAGAGAAGTGGTCACTCGTTCAATTTCTCATGTCATCATCATACTCTGGATTTGGCACCTCCAGCTTGCAACAG GATGCTATGGAGGTTGATCAACTAATAAGTCATCTTATAAACAAAGAAGATTCCGAGGGTGTTGTTCTACTTGGTCATAGTACTGGCTGCCAG GATATTGTGCATTACATGCGCACAAATGCTGCATGCTCCCGAGCAGTTCGCGCTGCCATTTTGCAG GCCCCAGTAAGTGATCGAGAGTACAGAGCAACTCTTCCGGAAACAGCTGGTATGATTGACTTGGCTTCGTCCATGATAAGTGAAGGCCGTGGTTCAGAACTAATGCCTAGGGAAGCAGATCCAACTGCCCCAATAACTGCCATTAG ATATCACTCCCTGTGCTCATACATGGGAGATGATGACATGTTCAGTTCGGACCTTAGTGATGACCAACTGAGAACGAGACTTGGACACATGTCTAACACTCCTTGCCAG gtaATATTTTCGATGGCAGATGAGTATGTGCCAGACTATGTCGACAAAAAGGCATTGGTTGAAAG ATTGTGCAAAGCAATGGGGGGAGCAGAAAAAGTTGAAGTGGAATATGGAAATCACTCCCTCTCAAACAGAGTAGATGAAGCTGTCAAGGCTATCATTGACTTTGTTAAGAGAGATGGCCCCAAGGGTTGGGATGATCCTTGGAATTAG